From Candidatus Palauibacter soopunensis, a single genomic window includes:
- a CDS encoding regulatory protein RecX: MHRLRLEVGLRLGSAELDAVHAAGGRAEAMSVGLRYLSVRPRSRREVERRLWRDRIDEAAIQHALERLAALGYLDDAQFAASFARDRIRLRPCGTRRMQSDLLARGVSREDADRGIREAMADEGATEEALLERVAAARARKLTGADPSKARRRLFDYLARRGFAPGSIRAWIEVNWQAEADTR, translated from the coding sequence GTGCATCGACTTCGGCTCGAAGTCGGGCTCCGGCTCGGATCCGCGGAACTGGACGCGGTCCACGCGGCGGGCGGGCGCGCCGAAGCGATGTCCGTCGGGCTGCGCTACCTTTCCGTGCGCCCGAGGAGTCGCCGGGAAGTGGAACGCCGGCTGTGGCGGGACCGGATCGACGAGGCCGCGATTCAACACGCACTGGAACGTCTCGCGGCGCTGGGGTATCTCGACGACGCGCAGTTCGCCGCCAGCTTCGCGCGGGATCGCATCCGGCTCCGGCCCTGTGGCACCCGTCGCATGCAGTCCGACCTTCTCGCCCGGGGTGTATCGCGGGAGGATGCGGACCGCGGCATCCGCGAGGCGATGGCGGACGAGGGCGCGACGGAGGAGGCGCTGCTCGAGCGCGTTGCGGCGGCGCGGGCGCGGAAGCTGACCGGGGCGGACCCGTCGAAGGCGCGTCGGCGGCTGTTCGACTACCTGGCCCGGCGCGGGTTCGCCCCGGGCAGCATTCGTGCCTGGATCGAGGTCAACTGGCAGGCTGAGGCGGATACACGATGA
- the recA gene encoding recombinase RecA, giving the protein MGVEMDREQKKALSVALNQIERAHGKGAIMRLGTEGARVRIPAISTGAINLDHSTGIGGIPRSRVTEIFGPESSGKTTLTLHVIANAQKDGGVAAFIDAEHALDVGYAQKLGVDVENLLVSQPDTGEQALEIAEVLVRSGALDVIVVDSVAALVPRAEIEGEMGDSHVGLQARLMSQALRKLTGAIGRSNTAVIFTNQIREKIGVMYGNPETTTGGRALKFYSSLRLDIRRIASIKEGNNLVGSRTRVKVVKNKCAPPFKQAEFDIMFNEGVSREGLLVDMGESIGIVSRAGAWYSYGGDVRLGQGRENSKTFLRENPDIAEEIEARIRDELGMTIPKPDAAEAEAAEAEAGAKESKNSRPPSQQAARR; this is encoded by the coding sequence ATGGGTGTGGAGATGGATCGGGAACAGAAGAAGGCGTTGTCCGTGGCCCTCAACCAGATCGAACGGGCCCACGGCAAGGGAGCCATCATGCGGCTCGGAACCGAGGGGGCGCGGGTGCGGATCCCCGCCATTTCGACGGGGGCGATCAACCTGGACCACAGCACCGGGATCGGCGGCATCCCGAGGTCGCGCGTGACCGAGATCTTCGGTCCCGAATCGTCGGGCAAGACCACCCTCACCCTCCACGTCATCGCGAACGCGCAGAAGGACGGCGGCGTCGCGGCGTTCATCGACGCCGAGCACGCGCTCGACGTGGGATACGCGCAGAAGCTGGGCGTCGATGTCGAAAACCTGCTCGTGTCGCAGCCCGACACGGGCGAGCAGGCGCTCGAGATCGCCGAGGTGCTCGTCCGCTCCGGCGCGCTCGACGTCATCGTGGTGGACTCGGTGGCCGCGCTCGTGCCGCGGGCCGAGATCGAAGGCGAGATGGGCGACTCCCACGTCGGCCTGCAGGCGCGGCTGATGTCCCAGGCGCTCCGCAAGCTCACCGGCGCGATCGGGCGCTCGAACACCGCCGTCATCTTCACGAACCAGATTCGCGAGAAGATCGGCGTCATGTACGGGAACCCCGAGACCACGACGGGTGGCCGGGCGCTGAAGTTCTACTCCTCGCTCCGGCTCGACATCCGCCGCATCGCCTCCATCAAGGAGGGGAACAACCTGGTCGGGAGCCGGACCCGCGTGAAGGTCGTCAAGAACAAGTGCGCGCCGCCGTTCAAGCAGGCCGAGTTCGACATCATGTTCAACGAGGGTGTAAGCCGGGAGGGTCTGCTCGTGGACATGGGCGAGAGCATCGGCATCGTGAGCCGCGCGGGCGCCTGGTACTCGTACGGCGGCGATGTCCGGCTCGGGCAGGGGCGCGAGAACTCGAAGACCTTCCTGCGCGAGAATCCGGACATCGCCGAGGAGATCGAGGCCCGGATCCGCGACGAACTCGGGATGACGATTCCGAAGCCGGACGCGGCCGAGGCCGAGGCGGCCGAGGCGGAAGCGGGCGCGAAAGAGTCGAAGAACTCCCGGCCGCCCTCGCAGCAGGCCGCCCGGCGCTGA
- a CDS encoding TIGR00725 family protein, producing MRPLRIGVIGSGDAAPAEAGLAHAVGAALARAGAIVVCGGMGGVMRAAADGAASEGGTVVGILPGGDARAAADGVTIPIPTGLGEARNVVVARASEAVVAIAGEWGTLSEAAFCRKFGVPVIGLACSLPDGVVDETAEDAAGAAARALDLAAARREGHARQAVNE from the coding sequence GTGCGGCCGCTGCGGATCGGCGTCATCGGCTCGGGAGACGCGGCGCCGGCGGAGGCGGGCCTGGCCCACGCCGTGGGAGCGGCCCTCGCCCGCGCCGGGGCCATCGTCGTCTGCGGCGGGATGGGCGGCGTCATGCGCGCGGCGGCGGACGGAGCCGCCTCGGAAGGGGGGACCGTGGTCGGGATTCTGCCCGGCGGCGACGCGCGGGCCGCGGCGGACGGGGTCACGATCCCGATCCCGACCGGACTCGGCGAAGCACGGAACGTCGTCGTGGCGCGGGCGTCGGAGGCCGTGGTCGCGATCGCCGGCGAATGGGGCACGCTCAGCGAAGCGGCCTTCTGCCGGAAGTTCGGCGTCCCCGTGATCGGACTCGCGTGCTCGCTGCCCGACGGCGTGGTCGACGAGACGGCCGAGGACGCGGCGGGAGCGGCGGCGCGCGCCCTCGACCTCGCCGCGGCGCGACGGGAGGGACATGCGCGACAGGCGGTGAACGAGTGA
- the dtd gene encoding D-aminoacyl-tRNA deacylase, which produces MRVVIQRVSQARVRVGGEVVGAIGPGLVVLAGFAPDDSEATMAWMADKLWDLRLFADAEGRMNRSARDIGGALLVVSQFTLYGDARKGRRPSFTGAARPDEARALYDRFVELCRKGGEVAEGEFGAMMEVELVNDGPVTLQLER; this is translated from the coding sequence TTGCGAGTCGTGATTCAGCGAGTCAGCCAGGCCCGCGTCCGGGTCGGAGGCGAGGTCGTCGGGGCGATCGGCCCCGGGCTCGTCGTCCTGGCGGGTTTCGCGCCGGACGACTCCGAGGCGACGATGGCCTGGATGGCGGACAAGCTCTGGGACCTGCGTCTGTTCGCGGACGCCGAGGGCCGCATGAACCGCTCCGCGCGGGACATCGGGGGAGCGCTACTCGTGGTGTCGCAGTTCACGCTGTACGGGGACGCGAGGAAAGGCCGGCGCCCCTCCTTCACGGGGGCGGCGCGGCCCGACGAGGCCCGGGCGCTCTACGACCGTTTCGTGGAGCTGTGCCGGAAGGGCGGCGAGGTCGCGGAGGGGGAGTTCGGCGCGATGATGGAGGTGGAGTTGGTCAACGACGGTCCCGTCACCCTGCAACTGGAGCGATGA
- a CDS encoding AAA domain-containing protein, with protein MQAPDSREGSRESLWILLADLRGAIEEEIEAVAADLSRRRLDRPIPALSGRLRGEAGTGYRYAFQIAGGTYDIRADDRVRIHAAGREALGVVHRFDRTLGLLQAVSPDWLGERLDGAELEFDPTWLLRELSTRLAEVGQDPEEYFPDTVLGAFGRLPPRLGRESPRLDSSADLNGPQLDALERVLGSSAQLVWGPPGTGKSRLVARAALELALRGRVLVAATTNGAVDEIARRLAAIADPALLDRDRIIRVGFDLGAAPDTRIDLGAALARRIDGGAGGVDRTLAEHEEQLGAHPPSGSREGRPPALNPYARAGRLLSLARSRGNAESARALGRVMLEIARQAEAVLEEADIVLTTFARLSIREELRELRFESLLIDEASTAPLPYVALAASRVAGPAIAVGDFQQLPPVVSSTAPAAARWLRTDLFREAGVVGGAGAGAEAGGDPEAGAALPSPNDGLCAMLDLQYRMAPDIRELVSGFFYGGRLRDAPEIAERAADVAERATRPAALTVLDTSGLEPRVERVDGSRRNRTHAETVADFVGAAARDGIDDIAVVSPYRAQTRHLNDLIRRRLGRAAPANLEVSTIHRFQGREKRLVIIDTVDAPPGRSWFLDERRNRDFPRLLNVALSRARERLVIVATVAGLRRTLPGEALLNRLLSHVEQSGARLDATPTDLWHGT; from the coding sequence ATGCAAGCTCCTGACTCCCGCGAGGGCTCCCGCGAGTCGCTGTGGATTCTGTTGGCGGATCTCCGCGGCGCGATCGAGGAGGAGATCGAGGCGGTCGCGGCCGACCTCTCCCGCCGCCGCCTGGACCGGCCGATTCCGGCGCTCTCCGGACGCCTGCGCGGAGAGGCGGGCACCGGCTACCGCTACGCCTTCCAGATCGCGGGGGGAACATACGACATCCGCGCCGACGACCGCGTGCGCATCCACGCCGCCGGCCGCGAGGCGCTCGGCGTCGTCCACCGTTTCGACCGCACGCTCGGGCTCCTGCAGGCCGTGAGCCCGGACTGGCTCGGCGAACGCCTCGACGGCGCCGAACTCGAGTTCGATCCCACGTGGCTCCTGCGGGAACTCTCCACGCGGCTGGCCGAGGTGGGGCAGGATCCGGAGGAATACTTCCCGGACACCGTGCTCGGGGCCTTCGGACGCCTGCCCCCGCGCCTCGGCCGCGAGTCTCCGCGCCTCGACTCCTCCGCCGACCTCAACGGGCCGCAACTCGACGCCCTGGAACGGGTGCTCGGGAGCAGCGCCCAGCTCGTCTGGGGCCCGCCGGGGACCGGCAAGTCCCGCCTCGTGGCGCGCGCGGCGCTGGAACTCGCGCTCCGCGGCAGGGTGCTCGTCGCGGCGACGACCAACGGAGCCGTGGACGAGATCGCGCGCCGCCTCGCCGCCATCGCCGACCCGGCCCTCCTCGACCGCGACCGAATCATCCGCGTCGGGTTCGACCTCGGCGCCGCGCCCGACACGCGCATCGACCTGGGCGCGGCACTGGCGCGGCGGATCGACGGCGGCGCCGGCGGCGTGGACCGCACGCTCGCCGAGCACGAGGAGCAGCTCGGTGCCCACCCGCCGTCAGGGAGCCGAGAAGGTCGTCCCCCGGCCCTCAATCCCTACGCCCGCGCCGGACGCCTCCTCTCGCTCGCGCGTTCCCGCGGGAACGCGGAATCCGCCCGCGCCCTCGGCCGCGTCATGCTCGAGATCGCCCGCCAGGCCGAGGCCGTGCTGGAGGAGGCGGACATCGTCCTCACCACCTTCGCCCGGCTCTCGATCCGGGAGGAACTCCGCGAGCTGAGGTTCGAATCCCTCCTCATCGACGAGGCGAGCACCGCGCCGCTCCCCTACGTGGCGCTCGCCGCCTCCCGGGTCGCGGGCCCCGCCATCGCCGTCGGCGACTTCCAGCAGCTTCCCCCCGTCGTGTCGAGTACCGCCCCGGCCGCGGCCCGCTGGCTGCGCACGGACCTGTTCCGCGAAGCCGGCGTCGTGGGCGGGGCAGGGGCCGGCGCCGAGGCCGGGGGCGACCCCGAGGCGGGGGCCGCGCTCCCCTCCCCGAACGACGGGCTGTGCGCCATGCTCGACCTCCAGTACCGGATGGCGCCCGACATTCGCGAGTTGGTGAGCGGGTTCTTCTACGGCGGACGCCTCAGGGACGCCCCGGAGATCGCCGAGCGCGCGGCAGACGTCGCCGAGCGCGCAACCCGGCCGGCCGCCCTCACCGTGCTCGACACCAGCGGCCTCGAGCCCCGCGTCGAACGCGTGGACGGCTCGCGCCGCAACCGGACCCACGCCGAGACCGTGGCGGACTTCGTGGGCGCCGCGGCCCGCGACGGGATCGATGACATCGCCGTGGTCTCCCCCTACCGCGCCCAGACCCGCCACCTGAACGACCTCATCCGCCGCCGCCTCGGCCGCGCCGCCCCCGCCAACCTCGAGGTGAGCACGATCCACCGCTTCCAGGGACGGGAGAAGCGCCTCGTCATCATCGACACCGTGGACGCACCCCCCGGCCGCAGCTGGTTCCTCGACGAGCGCCGCAACCGCGACTTCCCCCGCCTCCTCAACGTCGCCCTCTCCCGCGCCCGCGAGCGCCTCGTCATCGTCGCCACCGTCGCCGGCCTCCGCCGCACCCTCCCCGGAGAAGCCCTCCTCAACCGCCTCCTCTCCCACGTCGAGCAGTCTGGCGCCCGCCTCGACGCCACCCCCACCGACCTCTGGCACGGCACCTGA
- a CDS encoding aminotransferase class I/II-fold pyridoxal phosphate-dependent enzyme has product MPDHTDWSGETLRAALGRAADWTVDYRKRVEERPVLPDVAPGDVRRALAKAPPRAPEPFERVLADFDEHIVSGLTHWNHPGFLAYFSSSTRGPSIAAELLVAAVGVNAMLWRTSPAATEVERTAVDWLRQAVGLPDTFSGLIFDTASTATFTALLAAREGAGDGVRDDGLPGGPALAVYTSEQSHSSVEKSAIAAGLGRASVRRIETDDAFRMRPEALEAAIVADLENGIRPAMVCATIGTTSTASVDPVAEVAAIARRHGVWLHVDAAYAGPAAMVSGQRAHFRGWEAADSIVLNPHKWMGTSLDCSVLLYRDVAPFRASLALTPTYLESEDDETDLMDIGLALGRRFRGLKLWMLFRCVGTDGLAGTMRRHIAMAEAAADRLVEGGVFELAAPVSFSTVCFRAAREGDPAGEGRWNRDILARVNAGGRSFLSHTELDGRYTVRLSVGSVHTEERHLDDALEALHRAAADLSPGEPG; this is encoded by the coding sequence ATGCCGGACCATACGGACTGGAGCGGGGAGACGCTGCGCGCGGCGCTGGGGCGCGCGGCGGACTGGACCGTCGACTACCGGAAGCGGGTCGAGGAACGGCCCGTCCTCCCCGACGTCGCGCCGGGCGACGTGCGCCGCGCGCTGGCCAAGGCGCCGCCGCGCGCCCCCGAACCGTTCGAGCGCGTGCTGGCCGACTTCGACGAGCACATCGTCTCCGGTCTCACGCACTGGAATCATCCGGGTTTCCTCGCCTATTTCTCGAGTTCCACGCGGGGGCCGAGCATCGCGGCGGAACTCCTCGTCGCCGCCGTCGGCGTGAACGCAATGTTGTGGCGAACCTCCCCCGCCGCGACCGAGGTCGAGCGCACCGCGGTGGACTGGCTGCGGCAGGCCGTCGGCCTCCCGGACACCTTCTCCGGGCTGATCTTCGACACGGCGTCGACCGCCACCTTCACGGCGCTCCTGGCCGCCCGCGAGGGCGCCGGGGACGGGGTTCGGGACGACGGCCTGCCCGGGGGGCCGGCCCTCGCCGTCTACACCAGCGAACAGTCCCACTCCTCGGTGGAGAAGTCCGCCATCGCCGCCGGACTCGGCCGCGCGTCCGTCCGGCGCATCGAGACCGACGACGCCTTCCGCATGCGCCCGGAGGCGCTGGAGGCGGCCATCGTCGCCGACCTCGAGAACGGGATTCGGCCGGCCATGGTGTGCGCGACGATCGGCACGACCTCGACGGCGAGCGTCGATCCCGTCGCGGAGGTGGCGGCGATCGCGCGCCGGCACGGGGTCTGGCTCCACGTGGACGCGGCCTACGCGGGGCCGGCGGCCATGGTCTCCGGGCAGCGGGCGCACTTTCGCGGCTGGGAGGCGGCGGATTCCATCGTCCTCAACCCCCACAAGTGGATGGGGACCTCGCTTGACTGTTCGGTGCTCCTGTACCGGGACGTGGCCCCCTTCCGGGCGTCGCTCGCGCTGACTCCGACCTACCTCGAGTCGGAGGACGACGAGACGGACCTCATGGACATCGGCCTCGCGCTCGGCCGCCGCTTCCGCGGGCTCAAGCTGTGGATGCTGTTCCGGTGCGTGGGGACGGACGGGCTGGCCGGGACGATGCGCCGGCACATCGCGATGGCCGAGGCGGCCGCGGACCGGCTCGTGGAGGGCGGCGTGTTCGAACTCGCAGCGCCGGTCTCCTTCAGCACCGTCTGCTTCCGGGCCGCGCGGGAGGGGGACCCGGCGGGCGAGGGGCGGTGGAACCGCGACATCCTCGCCCGGGTTAATGCGGGTGGACGCTCGTTTCTCTCGCACACCGAACTCGACGGGCGTTATACTGTACGGTTGTCCGTCGGGAGCGTTCACACGGAGGAGCGCCACCTCGACGACGCGCTCGAGGCGCTCCATCGGGCCGCCGCCGACCTCTCACCGGGAGAACCGGGTTGA
- a CDS encoding thioredoxin domain-containing protein: protein MNARFRFGPFGSSFGSFAAVAGLLCGSVVAAGCATEAEAGGTQERSFVPPDAQVARERADRNRIKGEEGAPVRVVEISDFQCPYCRQFHEQTLTKIDSAYISEGKVSYLWIAYANPGHQEAFVSTEAAYCAGAAGKFWPMHDILFERQDEWSGAADPYALFVGYAEEIDIDPESFGSCVRNSTLAPLVLRDYTSVTQAGISSTPYFILGDSVALRGAADFDTFSSAIDTLLILRGGGTQP from the coding sequence TTGAACGCCAGATTTCGTTTCGGACCCTTCGGATCCAGCTTCGGATCCTTCGCAGCCGTTGCCGGCCTGCTCTGCGGCAGCGTCGTCGCGGCAGGCTGCGCAACCGAGGCCGAGGCCGGGGGCACGCAGGAGCGCTCCTTCGTGCCGCCGGATGCCCAGGTGGCCCGCGAGCGCGCGGACCGCAACCGCATCAAGGGGGAAGAGGGCGCGCCGGTGCGCGTGGTTGAGATCTCCGACTTCCAGTGCCCCTACTGCCGGCAGTTCCACGAGCAGACGCTGACTAAGATCGACAGCGCCTACATCTCCGAGGGCAAGGTCAGCTACCTGTGGATCGCCTACGCGAATCCGGGACACCAGGAGGCCTTCGTGTCGACGGAGGCGGCCTACTGCGCGGGGGCCGCGGGCAAGTTCTGGCCGATGCACGACATCCTGTTCGAGCGCCAGGACGAGTGGAGCGGCGCGGCGGACCCCTATGCGCTGTTCGTCGGGTACGCGGAGGAGATCGACATCGACCCCGAGTCGTTCGGCTCCTGCGTCCGGAACAGCACGCTCGCCCCGCTCGTGCTCCGCGACTACACGAGCGTCACGCAGGCCGGGATCTCGAGCACACCCTACTTCATCCTGGGCGACAGCGTGGCCCTCCGAGGCGCCGCCGATTTCGACACCTTCTCCTCGGCCATCGACACGCTGCTCATCCTGAGGGGCGGCGGCACCCAGCCGTAG
- a CDS encoding DUF222 domain-containing protein, with amino-acid sequence MHDTPDAPAAPNPAAPTSAISIPAASPPAVSYRDPVGDEIAELCAHIDAAQYRLLTLLRRYDEEELWSGWRSCAHWLNWRAGISLGAARERLRAARRLADLPLTSAEMEKGRLSWSKVRALTRMATPENEAQLVEFALYHTASQVERLVQAWRSAEAAFAARDGTPELAELTDRRHLTVRLTADGMYEVRGLLLPEVGALLVETLDAAGDELHRQERAMKLAADTAMGEPDPAAPAPRPTLAPRPTQGERRHDALGAWLGGRAEAKVQLVVHTVAGGSEILATEDGSHVPVGTSRRLICDAETVEVKRAPAGSVLDVGRRQRTVGWRLRKALDVRDGGCRFPGCGSRYTQAHHAIPWSEGGETKLDNLILLCRFHHKAVHEGGWRVEMEQAGAAPGAARFRDPTGCVVPAVPPAREDVRAPRTADAGLRNWHRQKGIDPWTATSRWLGDPLDLDWALWVLWGQYDTRPLAA; translated from the coding sequence ATGCACGACACGCCCGACGCCCCTGCCGCCCCGAACCCTGCCGCCCCGACCTCTGCCATCTCGATCCCTGCTGCCTCGCCCCCCGCTGTCTCGTACCGCGACCCCGTCGGCGACGAGATCGCCGAACTCTGCGCCCACATCGACGCCGCCCAGTACCGGCTCCTGACACTGCTGCGCCGCTACGACGAGGAGGAACTCTGGAGCGGGTGGCGCTCCTGCGCCCACTGGCTGAACTGGCGGGCCGGGATCTCCCTCGGCGCGGCCCGCGAGCGGCTGCGGGCGGCCCGCCGCCTCGCCGACCTGCCCCTGACCTCCGCCGAGATGGAGAAGGGACGGCTCTCCTGGTCGAAGGTCCGGGCGCTGACGCGCATGGCCACGCCCGAGAACGAGGCGCAGCTGGTCGAGTTCGCCCTCTACCACACGGCGAGCCAGGTGGAGCGTCTTGTGCAGGCGTGGAGAAGCGCGGAGGCCGCCTTCGCGGCGCGGGACGGGACGCCGGAGCTGGCGGAGCTGACGGATCGCCGCCACCTGACGGTCCGGCTGACGGCTGACGGCATGTACGAGGTCCGGGGCCTGCTCCTGCCCGAGGTGGGCGCCCTGCTCGTCGAGACGCTGGATGCGGCCGGCGACGAACTGCACCGACAGGAGCGCGCCATGAAGCTGGCGGCCGATACCGCCATGGGGGAGCCGGACCCGGCGGCGCCCGCGCCCCGGCCAACCCTCGCGCCCCGGCCAACCCAGGGGGAGCGGCGCCACGACGCGCTCGGGGCCTGGCTCGGGGGTCGCGCCGAGGCGAAGGTCCAACTGGTGGTCCACACCGTGGCCGGCGGCTCCGAAATCCTGGCCACGGAGGACGGCTCACACGTTCCCGTGGGAACGTCCAGGCGACTGATCTGCGACGCCGAAACCGTTGAAGTGAAGCGCGCGCCGGCCGGCTCGGTGCTGGACGTGGGCCGCCGCCAGCGGACCGTCGGATGGCGGCTCCGCAAGGCGCTCGACGTCAGGGACGGGGGCTGCCGCTTCCCGGGCTGCGGCTCGCGCTACACGCAGGCGCATCACGCCATCCCCTGGTCCGAGGGGGGCGAGACGAAGCTCGACAACCTGATCCTCCTGTGCCGGTTCCATCACAAGGCCGTGCACGAGGGCGGCTGGCGCGTGGAGATGGAGCAAGCGGGCGCGGCGCCGGGCGCGGCACGCTTCCGCGACCCGACCGGTTGCGTGGTACCGGCCGTGCCTCCGGCACGCGAGGACGTCAGGGCGCCCCGAACCGCCGATGCGGGGCTCCGGAACTGGCACCGGCAGAAGGGCATCGACCCCTGGACGGCGACGAGCCGCTGGCTGGGCGATCCCCTCGACCTCGACTGGGCCCTCTGGGTCCTCTGGGGACAGTACGACACCCGGCCGTTGGCGGCGTGA
- a CDS encoding autotransporter domain-containing protein — MAVKVTVTVLPTNDAPMPVGTIPAQSLEEGGDPARIELSPFFLDADGDVLAFGTVSSDSSVVRATVAGSVLTLVPTGYGRVVVVIAARDAGGLTATQAVAVSVSDGAARGMVSHALAGMARSHLASARMTLGRRPMASRSDASRLSLMGRDVPLSLNEAKSAAEQRWRGWLSGITSRAMSQASGVAGGSMPDSAGRRAAGSDMTLGDLFRFGDLVGDLTRFEGGRDPLRGSEFQFGFDVGGGGQDAGGGGGLRFQLWGQGDVQTFRGAPSDGDSYDGELKTGYVGADTWLGSRFMLGVAVARSEGTGDWSTGATSGALQTRLVAVHPYLQWNSGATSIWAMAGAGRGDADNVRHENGLAETSDLGLRMGLVELRRRLAAGGGFSLALRADAGWAELQTETGSETLDGQTAAVDQVRLGAELSQQIRLGGLTLNPFGEAHVRRDGGAGQPGTGLELVGGLKAQAGFLRIDAQGRMLAVHSASGYEEQGFSATLSLGSQGGTGPSLSVSPRWGDLATGGGGALWQDQVYSRYAAAPAAASSPVAPAAAGTAPGAALAPRARARDPWAVDVRGGYGIRIPGNHLLTWSGSVNHSPMGPRFTTALQLGFGGSSRPRPETPPVP, encoded by the coding sequence CAGTCGCTCGAGGAGGGCGGGGATCCCGCCCGCATCGAACTGTCGCCGTTCTTCCTGGACGCGGACGGGGACGTGCTCGCGTTCGGCACGGTGTCGTCCGACTCCTCGGTCGTGCGCGCCACGGTCGCCGGCAGCGTGCTCACGCTCGTGCCCACGGGCTACGGCAGGGTCGTGGTCGTGATCGCGGCCAGGGACGCGGGCGGCCTCACGGCCACGCAGGCCGTGGCGGTCAGCGTGTCGGACGGGGCGGCGCGCGGCATGGTGTCGCATGCCCTGGCGGGCATGGCCCGGTCGCATCTGGCGAGCGCCCGCATGACGCTCGGCCGGCGCCCGATGGCGAGCCGCTCGGACGCCTCGCGCCTCTCGCTGATGGGCCGCGACGTACCGCTCAGCCTGAACGAGGCGAAGTCCGCCGCCGAGCAGCGGTGGCGGGGCTGGCTCTCCGGCATCACCTCCCGCGCCATGTCGCAGGCAAGCGGGGTCGCCGGCGGCAGCATGCCGGACTCGGCCGGCCGTCGCGCCGCCGGCAGCGACATGACCCTCGGCGATCTCTTCCGCTTCGGCGACCTCGTCGGCGACCTCACCCGCTTCGAGGGCGGACGCGACCCGCTTCGCGGCTCCGAGTTCCAGTTCGGGTTCGACGTCGGTGGAGGCGGCCAGGACGCCGGCGGCGGTGGCGGCCTGCGCTTCCAGCTCTGGGGCCAGGGCGACGTCCAGACCTTCCGCGGCGCCCCCTCCGACGGCGACAGCTACGACGGCGAGCTCAAGACCGGCTACGTCGGCGCGGACACGTGGCTCGGCAGCCGGTTCATGCTCGGCGTGGCGGTCGCGCGCAGCGAGGGCACCGGCGACTGGAGCACCGGCGCGACGAGCGGCGCGCTCCAGACCCGGCTCGTGGCCGTCCACCCGTACCTGCAGTGGAACAGCGGCGCGACCTCGATCTGGGCCATGGCCGGCGCCGGCCGCGGCGACGCGGACAACGTGCGCCACGAAAACGGACTCGCGGAGACGAGCGACCTCGGCCTGCGCATGGGCCTCGTCGAGCTGCGCCGGCGCCTCGCCGCGGGCGGCGGCTTCTCACTCGCCCTGCGCGCCGACGCCGGCTGGGCCGAACTCCAGACCGAGACCGGCAGCGAAACCCTCGACGGCCAGACCGCCGCCGTGGACCAGGTGCGCCTCGGCGCCGAGCTGTCCCAGCAGATCCGGCTCGGCGGCCTCACCCTCAACCCCTTCGGCGAAGCCCACGTCCGCCGCGACGGCGGCGCCGGCCAGCCCGGCACCGGCCTCGAACTCGTCGGCGGCCTCAAGGCCCAGGCCGGCTTCCTGCGCATCGACGCCCAGGGCCGCATGCTCGCCGTCCACTCCGCCTCCGGCTACGAGGAGCAGGGCTTCAGCGCCACCCTCAGCCTCGGCAGCCAGGGCGGCACCGGCCCGTCCCTCTCCGTCTCCCCCCGCTGGGGCGACCTCGCCACCGGCGGCGGCGGCGCCCTCTGGCAGGACCAGGTCTACAGCCGCTACGCCGCCGCCCCGGCCGCCGCGTCGTCCCCTGTCGCCCCGGCTGCCGCCGGCACTGCACCCGGCGCCGCACTCGCCCCCCGCGCCCGCGCCCGCGACCCATGGGCCGTCGACGTCCGCGGAGGCTACGGCATCCGGATCCCCGGCAACCACCTCCTCACGTGGTCCGGCTCCGTCAACCACTCCCCCATGGGCCCCCGCTTCACGACCGCCCTCCAACTCGGCTTCGGCGGCTCCTCCCGCCCCCGCCCCGAGACCCCGCCAGTTCCATAA